From the genome of Medicago truncatula cultivar Jemalong A17 chromosome 2, MtrunA17r5.0-ANR, whole genome shotgun sequence:
TTATGAATAGTTTTCAGATGAAGGATTAAAGGATGCAACAGTTACTCAATCTGTCATCATTATAGTCATATTGACCTTGAAATAATAGTTCTATAGTAGCACATAGTTTCCAAAGAACTCCAATTGCCGTTAAATTTTGTTCAAACtactatatatttatttatttttctcttcggTTAGGCCACAAGTTCTGAGGACCACATCCTATAAAGAAATATAATGCTCTGAAACTATGAGAAGTCACATTAAGCATTGAAGGTATTGTAAATTTTACAAGGATCATTGAAGGTATTCTAAATTATTCTAAATTGACAGTTTTAATTGCATAGAAATTTATATCTATACTTATTTCTCTTGCATACCAACCATGAATCACAATCACATTGTAAGTTACTCATACACTAGTATAAAGAAACAAAGTGATGAGCATAGATGActtcattcaaaatcatgaCATAAGTTAAAGAAATAAAGTGATGAGCATAGATGACTCCTTGAAAAATCTAATTACTACAAATAGTGCAGCAGGTCTGAGTTTCTGGTGGTGAAAAGAATCAATGTCAACGATTGCGCGGGCGTAGATTATAACTTTTTGTAGTTGTAGAGGTTGTGATCGAATTCTCTGCAAATTCTTCTGGAATTGAAAAGTCTGGATCATCAAGGCAATTTACATCATCAGGTAAATCAGTATCTATCCATTGAGACCAATCCACATCATCAGCAGTAGCAAAGTCCCAAGACGGCTGCTTTGCTTTTTGTATGTTGTTAAATTGGTTGCTTAGTGTTAGTAGCATTTGATGGTTCAACCTTTCAAAGTCCCTGCATAAATGTTAACAACCGATTCgctattagtttattttattttttataatcaaaagttctggtataaaaaattatatatttacataAAGTCTACATATAAATATCAaactattattgtttttacacTTACTTGTATGTGCAAATTGCATATAGAAATTGAACTGAAGCAGCTACCATGAAAAATAATCGGACATTGTTTATTATCCATGTTTGTAGCTCCAAGTTGTCATTACTCATTAAACGACTAATGAATATTTCCGCAGCGAGAGCAGCAGAAAGATCTATAAATACATAACATAACGTGTTATGTTTAAACAACACTTTAAGGTTTAGAAACTAAAAGCAATAGTTGGTATACTTACACATGTAAAGTAGAGGCCTGGAACTGTATGTAAGATATGTGCAGGTCAACAGAAAGATGACAAAAATTGATATGAGATAAAAAGCAGAAGCTTTAATAATTCTTGATTCAAGCTGTATCATATTTAGCATGCCAAAGATTCTTTCGGAATGAACAAACATGGTAGCCTGATTTGTTTCAATGGTTTCCTATAAAGTacgaatattaaaaaaaaatcattaaggATATATATGTATATCAAATAAACACTCAAAAACAACAGCCAACAAGAAGTTGCAAACCTGAgctgataatatttttttcgagCTTTCCATTAATTGATCATGAACTTCTTGCATTTGTTCCTGTCGCCGTAGAAGCTCTTCATGCTGCTTTTGCCCATATTCAGCAAAATATTGTAGATTTTTCCTACATTTCACAAATTATGAGGTTAACATTTTGCCAAGTTAAATTTATGCCTTCAAATTTATGGCATTTAATCAACTTTACCTGCTTTCCTCTAGTGCTTTGAATTGAACCTCATTCAATGAATTTAGGAACTTGAGTGCCGTGGATTGTCCTTCTAcaagttgatgttgtttatcTAAAGAGATCCCTGCCACATTTTCAATATCTTCAGCCTTGCTTTGTAGAATGTTCATCTTTGATGACATAGCATCTCCAACTTTGATTACCTTATTCTCAATCTCAATGGCTTCATCTCTTAACTTTTCTATTTCTTTGCCCAAATAATTATAAGACTCCTTGAGCAATGCTACCCCATCCTCTAAATTCCTTTTCATGTTCTCTTGGCCTTCTTGCAGTTGTGATTGCGATGTTGCAATTTTTGTAGTTTGCTCATAAACACTCTCGGAATGCTTTAATACCACGTCAATATGACTGTCCACATTCTTTACAGTTTGAGCTACTAGTTGTGTGTGACTATTAACAGATTCAAGAGAATCCGAAATTTGTTTTGAGTCTTTTAATAGATGTTCTGATTTCTCTTCGATACTATCTAATTTGTCCTCGACATACTGAGCAGAACTTTTCAATTCAGTCACTAGTCTCGCAGTTTCATGTTTGAATGCATGTGTCCTGTACAAATAAATTTGTCACTTGGTTAGTTAGAGATTGAaaagaaattcaattaaatagttGACAAAAGATTTTGAAAAGAAACCACACTTAACTGTAACTGATAGCAAATAGAGTTGGTTTCAAGGTAGAATTCAAGGTAAACTTTATGAGCAAGGTCATCTAAGTTTCTTAGGCATGAAGAAATTGATGTTTTCGAGTCACAAAGAGGAAACGAAGCCCTGCCAGAATCCTTCTGAAAACAATCACTTAAATGCCAAGCTAATCTAGACCTTTTCTCATCAGCAGCCAAGATCTCAGAACATCCAGCAAAAAGATGTTGATAAGCATTTTGCCAACAAGTGTTTGAGCcaaccattttatttttagcATTCTCTATTAGTTTCACTCCCTTTGGGTCGTTAAACGCCTCAATTGAGAATTCAGCATTTGAACCTCTAAATCTTGCTTGATTTCCATTGTCACTTGAGTGACTCTCCTTAGATGATGAAAACCAACCCCATGATTCACATCTTAATGAGAAGGAGAGCAAAATAAGCACAAAAAGACGAACCCCGAGATTCATTTGAGAATTTTATCACACTTTCAGTTTAACAAGCGCGAAGATTAAACCTGCATCAAACACAACTATAAATTATgctaaatatttaaaaagttatgGAAGAGAACGATTGTGCTTCATATGCCAAGGAACCAAAGTTTCAAAAAGCTATCGCTTTCACATTCAACTATATAAACACATACTTGGAAAGATTTATGGTTGACAGATGGTACACAACCTTAACTTTCACTAAACGAATGACAATGATACCAGAAAGTGTAATATGTAGAAATACTTTCAATGATTTACCATAAGGTACAAACATATTTGTTGGATATGACATAAGTCATTATTCTCGGGACCCCATGTTGATGTTAATGAAACAATGGAAACTAAGGCTTtctttgcgagtttggaggggaaggaagGGGAAGGCTTGGGAAAAAAGgaatgagcaagtggaagaggaaaatgggaggggagggctttgggggttaacttttcttcaataacacaaaaccctcctcatttggggaactaaaaaattgtactgAAGATGGTTTTTGAGGGTTTACATGAattcttcaaaaatttaatatatgttgttacattatttttaaaatttaaaatatagcaatcatatgcattaatttataTTCTCTAAAAACttactcttttaaattttttaaaagatttcttCAAAGCCTTTCTTTTCCCTCCcatccaaactcgcaaacaaagtctAACGAAATTCCATTTAcatgataaattaaattatacagCAAATTACAAATGTTTTTGGAGGAACACATTATCCACATTGATGACATCACATATGTAAAGTGATGAATTGCAAATTACCGAAATAAgaacagcagcagcaacaaaaTAAGAGACACAAGACAAGTATCATCACTAActaagaaattaattttaattggtTGAACAACACTCGCGATCACTAATTAACTTtgcaataatttattttacattgaAACATGTGTGGTTTTCGACACAGACATGACACCGACGTATGTGATTATGTCTATTATTCAAGTCCGGACACGACATAACACCAACATACACGTGGTTGCGTCCGTCAACTTGGTTTCTGTCATAGTGTTTCATAGTTTATTACGTTGGTAAGAGATTAAATTAAACTAGAAAAATAAGTACAAATGAAGAGAATAACTGCTAAAAGTAATTCACAACATCCCACAGGTTTAAACCATTGATTCAAACAACATATACCGGTGGTAGAAGAAGACACAAACGAAGAAACCAACCACGAGGACAGTTACTGTGAAgtgcgaagaagaagaagcgcGATGGTTTAAACCAAATTATCGtatataaaaatgaagaaagagacACACGTAAATAGACCAAGTTATCGTGTCTTTTGAGGTTGTATTTATAAAGGTTGAGACTTGGCATTCaagtctgttttttttttttttttttttttttttaactatactTGGGATTCAAGTATATGAGGTCG
Proteins encoded in this window:
- the LOC11422135 gene encoding protein GAMETE EXPRESSED 1, with amino-acid sequence MNLGVRLFVLILLSFSLRCESWGWFSSSKESHSSDNGNQARFRGSNAEFSIEAFNDPKGVKLIENAKNKMVGSNTCWQNAYQHLFAGCSEILAADEKRSRLAWHLSDCFQKDSGRASFPLCDSKTSISSCLRNLDDLAHKVYLEFYLETNSICYQLQTHAFKHETARLVTELKSSAQYVEDKLDSIEEKSEHLLKDSKQISDSLESVNSHTQLVAQTVKNVDSHIDVVLKHSESVYEQTTKIATSQSQLQEGQENMKRNLEDGVALLKESYNYLGKEIEKLRDEAIEIENKVIKVGDAMSSKMNILQSKAEDIENVAGISLDKQHQLVEGQSTALKFLNSLNEVQFKALEESRKNLQYFAEYGQKQHEELLRRQEQMQEVHDQLMESSKKILSAQETIETNQATMFVHSERIFGMLNMIQLESRIIKASAFYLISIFVIFLLTCTYLTYSSRPLLYMYLSAALAAEIFISRLMSNDNLELQTWIINNVRLFFMVAASVQFLYAICTYKDFERLNHQMLLTLSNQFNNIQKAKQPSWDFATADDVDWSQWIDTDLPDDVNCLDDPDFSIPEEFAENSITTSTTTKSYNLRPRNR